One genomic segment of Brassica napus cultivar Da-Ae chromosome A3, Da-Ae, whole genome shotgun sequence includes these proteins:
- the LOC106439193 gene encoding probable protein phosphatase 2C 36 encodes MGNGVSGCCTVTTSGDISKRYDGVPVHDNLGHSFCYVGPVLNVSRSSFQQEPSLRLDSIAGATTTTFSISGASVSANTSTALSAGSPSTDASLQASGFESSNRFASLPLKPVPRSPSKKPGHESGVFERRFLSGPNESGLVSGPVGKNKKKKKKPKKIKSFTKPKPNNKFLTFKTIVSNIISSCSKKSVVEPIDGSYSSHESLDSDETNTTLRSQESPRTTKEQEDSEEEEEEKSDQSSLEEEPKIQWAQGKAGEDRVHVILSEDNGWLFVGIYDGFSGPDPPDYLLNNLYTAVLKELKGLLWNDKLEAQDLESYIENSESQIKKHSTLDSDSVHVMKEDYVACDSRNIEVMKENCVACNSRNIAVMKEDSVSCDSRNIAGNMKKLQWRCEWEDNSRNSNSTHKESDLEMINHKDVLRALQQALKKTEEAFDLKVDENPELALMGSCVLVTLMKGEDVYVMSVGDSRAVLARRPDLRQRKKMQNELERIKEESPLETFLVRDKGLNLLVPVQLNMEHSTNNKEEVRRIKMEHPDDPLAIEKDRVKGYLKVTRAFGAGFLKQPKWNEALLEMFRINYVGTSPYITCSPSLHHHRLTSRDKFLILSSDGLYEYFSNEEAIFEVDSFISAFPEGDPAQHLIQEVLLRAAKKYGMDFHELLEIPQGDRRKYHDDVSVIVISLEGRIWRSSM; translated from the exons ATGGGGAATGGAGTCAGTGGCTGTTGCACGGTAACCACCTCCGGAGATATTTCCAAGCGATACGACGGCGTACCGGTCCACGACAACCTAGGTCACTCCTTCTGCTATGTCGGGCCGGTTCTCAACGTATCAAGATCTTCCTTCCAACAAGAACCGTCCCTCCGACTAGACTCCATCGCCGGAGCCACCACCACAACCTTCTCAATCTCCGGCGCTTCCGTTAGCGCCAATACTTCAACGGCGCTCTCTGCCGGCTCCCCGTCAACAGACGCGTCGTTACAGGCCTCAGGGTTCGAAAGCTCTAACAGATTCGCTTCCTTGCCGCTCAAGCCCGTCCCGCGTAGTCCGAGTAAGAAGCCGGGTCACGAGTCGGGTGTGTTCGAGCGGCGGTTTTTATCTGGTCCGAACGAAAGCGGTTTGGTTTCAGGTCCGGTCgggaagaacaagaagaagaagaagaaaccaaagaagaTCAAATCATTCACGAAACCTAAACCGAACAATAAGTTTCTCACATTCAAGACCATTGTATCCAATATCATCTCTTCTTGCTCTAAGAAGAGCGTGGTTGAGCCAATCGACGGTTCCTATTCATCTCACGAATCTTTAGATTCCGATGAGACCAACACAACTCTGAGAAGCCAAGAAAGCCCTCGAACAACCAAAGAACAAGAAGActcggaagaagaagaagaagagaagtctGATCAGTCTTCTTTGGAGGAGGAGCCAAAGATACAATGGGCGCAAGGGAAAGCTGGGGAAGATCGAGTACACGTCATCCTCTCTGAGGACAATGGTTGGCTTTTCGTCGGGATTTATGATGGATTCAGCGGTCCAGATCCGCCAGATTATCTTCTCAACAATCTCTACACCGCCGTGCTTAAGGAGCTCAAGGGTTTGCTATGGAACGACAAGTTAGAAGCCCAGGATCTTGAATCATATATAGAAAACAGCGAGTCTCAGATCAAGAAACATAGTACACTCGATTCTGATTCGGTTCATGTAATGAAAGAAGACTATGTTGCTTGTGACTCAAGAAACATAGAAGTAATGAAAGAAAACTGTGTTGCTTGTAACTCAAGAAACATAGCAGTAATGAAAGAAGACTCTGTTTCTTGTGACTCAAGAAACATAGCCGGGAATATGAAGAAGCTGCAATGGAGATGCGAGTGGGAGGATAACTCAAGAAACAGCAATTCTACGCACAAGGAATCTGATTTGGAGATGATTAACCACAAAGACGTTTTGAGAGCTCTTCAACAAGCGTTGAAGAAAACTGAAGAAGCGTTTGATCTGAAGGTGGATGAGAATCCAGAGCTGGCATTGATGGGATCGTGTGTTCTTGTGACACTGATGAAGGGAGAGGACGTCTACGTGATGAGCGTCGGAGATAGCCGAGCGGTTTTGGCTAGAAGACCTGATCTAaggcagaggaagaagatgcaAAACGAGCTTGAGAGAATCAAAGAAGAGAGTCCATTAGAGACATTCTTGGTCCGGGACAAAGGATTGAATCTTCTGGTTCCTGTTCAACTTAATATGGAACACAGCACAAACAATAAAGAG GAAGTGAGAAGAATCAAGATGGAACATCCTGATGATCCGTTGGCGATAGAGAAAGATAGAGTGAAAGGATATCTCAAGGTCACACGTGCTTTTGGCGCTGGGTTTCTTAAGCAA CCAAAATGGAACGAGGCGCTTCTAGAGATGTTCAGAATAAACTACGTTGGAACATCGCCATACATCACGTGCTCTCCGTCCCTACACCACCACAGACTCACGTCACGTGACAAATTCCTCATCCTCTCCTCAGATGGATTGTATGAATACTTTTCAAATGAGGAAGCCATCTTTGAGGTCGACTCTTTCATCTCGGCCTTCCCTGAAGGTGATCCTGCTCAGCATCTCATCCAAGAAGTCCTCCTTAGAGCTGCTAAAAAATATG gTATGGACTTCCATGAGTTGCTGGAGATACCGCAAGGAGATCGCCGCAAGTATCATGATGATGTTTCGGTGATTGTAATTTCACTTGAAGGAAGAATTTGGAGATCTTCCATGTGA